A window of Pseudodesulfovibrio hydrargyri contains these coding sequences:
- a CDS encoding helix-turn-helix domain-containing protein: MHRSSPEYIQIISDLKGRRKELRLTQKEVAESLGKSQSFMAKIENYEQELSVTELFQLLKVLNLDMSKYFTKTKV, encoded by the coding sequence ATGCATCGAAGTAGTCCTGAATACATACAAATCATTTCCGATTTGAAGGGAAGGCGAAAAGAACTCCGACTAACCCAGAAAGAAGTTGCTGAAAGCCTGGGGAAGTCTCAATCATTCATGGCGAAGATTGAAAACTATGAGCAAGAATTGTCGGTTACGGAATTATTTCAGCTGCTCAAGGTGTTGAACCTCGATATGTCAAAATATTTTACCAAAACGAAGGTATAA
- a CDS encoding Shedu immune nuclease family protein yields the protein MITIIKDRNRLLIKYESERHFSADWIDQNIQQYGAVNLKRVFTFTQHDGAPSDYTRIFILGRRRGEYFRINKDFLELKHDLLIAAEVKLTHKSFIAHRNISIFRKIDSLVNEQIVIGGSLEKAIPNEAFEDLLRSFPNTTELTHYAGARISRILGDYFETMTDAQLKLKKHLEHKHTSRLSPRVEFIKDYEAQKFVFIREELQLMLKSADSYKERDWQKKIVSFLLLIFPKYVAVLENLHIKDFYSNPSKTTDRYIDLTLVDANGTIDVIEIKQPFDDCLLSKRRYRDNYTPKMELGGSVMQVEKYLFHLNKWGREGERTIYEKRKDELPVDLKLQVTNPKAMVILGRDKNFDSDQRFDFEIIKRKYANIIDIMTYDDLLRRLDNIIEMIQR from the coding sequence ATGATAACGATTATCAAAGATAGAAACAGATTACTTATTAAGTATGAAAGCGAAAGGCATTTTAGTGCTGATTGGATTGACCAGAATATCCAACAATATGGAGCAGTCAACTTAAAAAGGGTATTCACTTTCACTCAACACGACGGTGCACCAAGTGACTACACCCGCATATTCATACTGGGGAGAAGGCGAGGAGAATATTTCAGGATCAACAAAGATTTTCTTGAATTAAAACACGACTTACTGATCGCCGCTGAAGTCAAACTGACACACAAGTCTTTCATTGCCCACAGGAATATCTCAATATTCCGAAAAATAGACAGCCTCGTGAATGAACAAATTGTCATTGGAGGAAGCCTTGAAAAGGCTATCCCAAACGAGGCATTTGAAGACCTGCTACGGAGTTTTCCTAATACAACAGAGCTAACACATTACGCAGGTGCAAGGATCAGCAGGATTCTTGGTGATTATTTTGAGACAATGACAGATGCCCAACTCAAGCTTAAAAAGCACCTCGAACATAAACACACATCCAGACTTTCTCCTCGTGTCGAATTCATAAAAGACTATGAAGCTCAAAAGTTTGTATTCATACGCGAAGAATTACAGTTGATGCTTAAAAGTGCTGATTCATATAAGGAAAGAGATTGGCAAAAAAAAATTGTCAGTTTCCTACTTCTGATATTTCCCAAATACGTAGCGGTTCTTGAGAACCTTCACATTAAGGATTTCTACTCTAACCCGTCAAAAACAACCGACCGCTACATAGACTTAACTCTAGTGGACGCCAATGGCACTATAGATGTTATTGAAATTAAACAACCCTTTGATGATTGTCTCCTTTCCAAAAGAAGGTATCGGGATAACTACACCCCTAAGATGGAGCTAGGTGGTTCCGTCATGCAGGTTGAAAAATACCTTTTTCACCTCAACAAGTGGGGCCGGGAAGGAGAGCGTACCATTTATGAAAAGAGAAAAGACGAATTGCCTGTTGATCTTAAGCTTCAAGTGACAAACCCTAAAGCAATGGTAATCCTTGGTCGAGACAAGAACTTCGACTCAGATCAAAGGTTTGACTTCGAAATTATCAAGCGAAAATATGCTAATATTATAGATATTATGACATACGATGACCTTCTGCGCCGACTAGATAACATTATCGAAATGATACAAAGATAG
- a CDS encoding methyl-accepting chemotaxis protein, with amino-acid sequence MIIALVLGGQQIHTIHDKSEEALLMQSKAIVLMAEAARNEMSDKIDSGIIKPFDQIPADQVVNAVPVITAIKMAMANAEKAGYAFRVPKESPRNPANTPTKLEAAALAEMKAANKEELTLIDDDHIRYFKAIRLTKECLYCHGDPAGEKDVTGGTKEGWKTGEIHGAFEIISSLAASKADSRNAAISFSLWTLLILGVIALIVTWILRSSVLRPLLEITSLTGAMSEGRFKGGIEKTANDEIGKVGKSLNSMIASLGSVIKTVTGAAGDVSTGSRELAAAADNVATGAAQQAANVEELSASMEAMTHHIMKTAGNSATTKEIAVRNAAHAERSGKSLVEGLGVLKEIADKIQVIEEIARQTNLLALNAAIEAARAGEHGKGFAVVASEVRKLAEKSGLAAQEIIRISEASVEVADNAGTQLAEMIPEIQRTAELVEEIAEASAIQDENARQINQAIMELGNVVHQNASAAEEISSTARELAARSKELTDATDFFDVEGETVFSVAQLCEQNSKKS; translated from the coding sequence GTGATCATCGCCCTCGTCCTGGGAGGACAGCAAATCCACACGATACACGACAAGAGCGAAGAGGCCCTGCTCATGCAGAGCAAGGCGATCGTCCTGATGGCCGAGGCGGCCCGCAACGAGATGAGCGACAAGATCGACTCGGGCATCATCAAGCCGTTCGACCAGATCCCGGCCGACCAGGTCGTCAACGCGGTGCCCGTCATCACCGCCATCAAGATGGCGATGGCGAATGCGGAAAAGGCGGGCTACGCCTTTCGGGTTCCCAAGGAGTCGCCGCGCAACCCGGCCAACACCCCGACCAAGCTGGAGGCCGCGGCCCTGGCCGAGATGAAGGCGGCCAACAAGGAGGAGCTCACCCTTATCGACGACGACCACATCCGCTATTTCAAGGCGATACGCCTCACCAAGGAATGCCTGTACTGCCATGGGGACCCGGCCGGGGAAAAAGACGTGACCGGAGGGACCAAGGAAGGCTGGAAAACAGGCGAGATCCACGGCGCTTTCGAGATCATCAGTTCCCTTGCCGCCTCAAAGGCGGACTCGCGAAATGCGGCGATCTCCTTTTCTCTCTGGACCCTCCTGATCCTGGGCGTCATAGCCTTGATCGTGACCTGGATACTGCGTTCATCCGTGCTGCGCCCCCTGCTGGAGATCACCTCCCTGACCGGCGCCATGTCCGAAGGCCGTTTCAAGGGAGGGATCGAAAAAACCGCCAACGATGAAATAGGCAAGGTCGGGAAATCCCTCAACTCGATGATAGCCAGCCTGGGCAGCGTGATCAAAACCGTCACCGGAGCCGCCGGAGACGTCAGCACGGGAAGCCGCGAGCTGGCGGCCGCCGCCGACAACGTGGCCACGGGCGCGGCGCAACAGGCCGCCAATGTGGAGGAACTCTCAGCCAGCATGGAGGCGATGACGCACCACATCATGAAAACGGCCGGCAATTCGGCCACGACCAAGGAGATAGCCGTCAGAAACGCGGCACACGCCGAACGCAGCGGAAAAAGCCTTGTGGAAGGACTCGGCGTGCTCAAGGAAATCGCGGACAAGATCCAGGTTATCGAGGAAATCGCCCGGCAGACGAACCTCCTGGCCCTGAACGCGGCCATCGAGGCGGCCCGCGCCGGGGAGCATGGAAAGGGCTTCGCCGTGGTGGCTTCCGAAGTCCGCAAATTGGCGGAAAAAAGCGGCCTGGCGGCCCAGGAGATAATCCGGATATCCGAGGCAAGTGTGGAAGTGGCCGACAATGCCGGAACCCAGCTTGCCGAAATGATACCCGAAATTCAACGTACGGCCGAACTGGTGGAGGAAATAGCCGAGGCCAGCGCCATCCAGGACGAGAACGCCAGACAGATCAACCAGGCGATCATGGAACTCGGCAACGTGGTCCATCAGAACGCATCCGCCGCCGAGGAGATATCCAGCACCGCCAGGGAACTCGCCGCCAGATCCAAGGAGCTGACGGACGCAACCGATTTCTTTGACGTGGAAGGGGAAACGGTCTTCTCCGTTGCCCAGCTCTGCGAACAAAACAGTAAAAAGTCCTGA
- a CDS encoding HsdM family class I SAM-dependent methyltransferase codes for MGSRHSFDSNDAKSIVNRLQELFLANSGEDPFEELYKLVVAKIFLETNGDMDSEYLAQGVNNREFVESVLRKANHKWPNIVQGTCEIKMTNEHLDVFLREMQDISFSGSNFEIIDSFFESIVASTSKGAKGQYFTPRHVVECLVRIINPRPGELICDPACGSGGFLIHAVEHLKNKADISDIKKCVYGFDFDKKAVSVCRALMILAGCGTTNFHQINSLLKPSAGLIPTEEYYGYNIEDALNSSTNGFSGFDVIITNPPFAGEIKEPHILNSYSLASRKKRVERDALFLERCVNLLKPGGRIAIVLPVNKFSTKTWGYLREWLIRNVEVKAVLGLGRSAFMPYTSQKTNVLFAKKRLKPIKFSDALSEEVHFFLSEMSGKDNKGNFIIKAQDAETLWDRVDHDLADVVTMTEGLWR; via the coding sequence ATGGGAAGTCGTCATTCTTTTGATTCTAACGATGCTAAATCTATAGTGAATAGATTGCAGGAGTTGTTTCTAGCTAACTCGGGCGAAGACCCTTTTGAGGAGTTGTATAAGCTCGTTGTTGCGAAGATATTTCTTGAGACAAATGGAGATATGGATTCAGAGTATCTTGCTCAAGGAGTAAATAACCGAGAGTTTGTGGAGTCTGTTTTACGCAAAGCGAATCACAAATGGCCCAATATAGTTCAAGGTACATGTGAAATAAAAATGACCAATGAACACCTGGATGTGTTTCTGCGAGAAATGCAAGACATTTCTTTTTCTGGGTCAAATTTTGAGATCATCGATAGTTTTTTTGAAAGCATAGTCGCAAGTACTTCGAAGGGGGCCAAGGGGCAGTACTTTACTCCGAGGCATGTTGTTGAGTGCTTGGTTAGGATCATAAATCCTAGACCTGGAGAACTGATTTGTGATCCAGCTTGTGGCTCTGGCGGCTTCTTGATTCATGCTGTAGAGCACCTAAAAAACAAGGCGGACATCTCAGATATTAAAAAGTGTGTGTACGGTTTTGATTTTGACAAAAAGGCTGTCAGCGTATGCAGGGCTTTGATGATTCTTGCTGGTTGTGGGACCACCAATTTTCACCAGATTAATAGCCTATTGAAGCCTTCGGCTGGTCTAATTCCTACCGAGGAGTACTATGGGTATAACATCGAGGATGCATTGAACTCATCAACCAACGGGTTTTCTGGGTTTGATGTGATTATCACTAATCCTCCGTTTGCCGGTGAAATTAAAGAACCTCACATCTTAAACTCTTATTCTCTTGCAAGCAGAAAGAAGCGTGTAGAGCGCGACGCATTATTCTTGGAACGTTGTGTCAACTTGTTGAAGCCAGGCGGACGTATCGCAATTGTTCTTCCTGTGAACAAATTTTCGACTAAGACCTGGGGGTACTTGCGAGAATGGCTTATTCGCAATGTTGAGGTGAAGGCTGTGCTAGGATTGGGCAGAAGTGCCTTTATGCCTTACACCTCGCAAAAGACCAATGTGCTGTTTGCAAAAAAACGACTTAAACCTATTAAGTTCTCTGACGCTTTAAGTGAAGAAGTCCATTTTTTCTTGAGCGAGATGTCAGGCAAAGACAATAAAGGTAATTTTATCATTAAGGCGCAAGATGCTGAGACTCTCTGGGACCGTGTAGACCATGATCTTGCTGATGTTGTGACTATGACTGAAGGGCTTTGGCGTTAA
- a CDS encoding GntP family permease has product MTPVLFLVCLAIAIAFLMLMIMKVKMHPVLALFLTSLGLGLVFGNSLIETVNLINTGFGGTLKGIGVTIILGSILAMGIQDTGAATSICNFFTRLFRGRALELAPALTAFIVSIPVFGDITMVLTAPIASILSKRKKISMSSMSAFIGMGLGLTHGLVPPTPGILAIALMYGADLGLTIFWGTLIAFVAFIGTWLVLRKWAAKEWIDPREDFVEGVEPAKSEAVEDIIIHEKGLPNALMALLPVLIPVVLITFASFAKVYMKDGGATLTFFTSVGDRVMALLLGVVFTIVLGYVKAEKVKAHHLRTAGDDGASLRQIIFGTWVGRGLVVALLPLLITAMGGAMGGMLKSVPVVKELGAMVAGTSLLPIMIPFLTASILMTAVGSMTTAGLTAAAIILPMLDSLGLSPVAATLSIGCGTMIFSHLNDSGFWIMTQFFNLNTTQGLKYLTVPRAVSGVIGFITLAILVSMGLI; this is encoded by the coding sequence ATGACTCCAGTACTTTTTTTGGTTTGCCTCGCGATAGCCATCGCCTTCCTGATGCTGATGATCATGAAGGTCAAGATGCACCCCGTCCTCGCGCTGTTCCTGACGAGCCTCGGACTGGGCCTGGTCTTCGGCAACAGTCTCATTGAGACCGTCAACCTGATCAATACCGGTTTCGGCGGGACCCTCAAGGGCATCGGCGTGACCATCATCCTGGGTTCGATCCTGGCCATGGGCATTCAGGATACCGGCGCGGCCACATCCATCTGCAACTTCTTCACGCGCCTGTTCCGCGGTCGGGCGCTCGAGCTCGCCCCGGCGCTGACGGCGTTCATCGTGTCCATCCCGGTGTTCGGCGACATCACCATGGTCCTGACCGCCCCGATCGCCTCCATCCTGTCCAAGCGCAAAAAGATCTCCATGTCCTCCATGTCCGCCTTCATCGGCATGGGTTTGGGGCTGACCCACGGCCTGGTGCCGCCCACTCCCGGCATCCTGGCCATCGCCCTGATGTACGGCGCCGACCTCGGGCTGACCATCTTCTGGGGAACGCTCATCGCCTTTGTCGCCTTCATCGGCACCTGGCTGGTCCTGCGCAAGTGGGCGGCCAAGGAATGGATCGACCCCCGGGAGGACTTCGTGGAAGGTGTCGAGCCCGCCAAATCCGAAGCGGTCGAGGACATCATCATTCACGAGAAGGGACTGCCCAACGCCCTGATGGCCCTGCTTCCCGTCCTGATCCCGGTCGTGCTCATCACCTTCGCGTCCTTCGCCAAGGTCTACATGAAGGACGGCGGCGCTACCCTGACCTTCTTCACCTCGGTGGGCGACAGGGTCATGGCCCTGCTGCTGGGCGTCGTGTTCACCATCGTTCTCGGCTATGTCAAGGCCGAGAAGGTCAAGGCCCACCACCTGCGCACCGCGGGCGACGACGGCGCGAGCCTCCGGCAGATCATCTTCGGCACCTGGGTGGGACGCGGCCTGGTGGTCGCCCTGCTGCCCCTGCTCATCACCGCCATGGGCGGCGCCATGGGCGGCATGCTCAAGAGCGTGCCCGTGGTCAAGGAACTCGGCGCCATGGTCGCCGGGACGAGCCTGCTCCCGATCATGATTCCCTTCCTCACGGCCTCCATCCTGATGACGGCCGTGGGCTCCATGACCACCGCCGGCCTGACCGCCGCGGCCATCATCCTGCCCATGCTCGATTCCCTGGGCCTCTCCCCGGTCGCCGCCACCCTGTCCATCGGCTGCGGCACGATGATCTTCAGCCACCTGAACGACAGCGGCTTCTGGATCATGACCCAGTTCTTCAACCTGAACACGACGCAGGGCTTGAAGTACCTGACCGTTCCCCGCGCCGTCAGCGGCGTGATCGGTTTCATCACGCTGGCGATCCTGGTGTCCATGGGACTGATCTAA
- a CDS encoding dihydrodipicolinate synthase family protein, which produces MSLDSIKGVIPPVITVMNEKGEFDSDGMGAHIDRLLESDVNALLFLGSAGEFSQLTAATRKRVAEFCVKRVAGRKPVIIGTGACGTAEVVELSQHAQSIGADAVIVVNPYYQCMSDDRLYRHYRTISESISIPVLMYNFPALTGQDLSPALVTRIAKDCPNVIGIKDTVDCISHIRDLILQAKGARPDFKVVCGYDEYLFSTLAMGGDGGIIGTSNFAPQITCGIYKAFQEKDMTALTELLPRLGILSQMYALDVPFYWLLKEAARATGSDIPTGVAAPASVPGEDVQKRLAEILAQAGL; this is translated from the coding sequence ATGTCTTTAGATTCTATCAAGGGAGTCATCCCCCCGGTTATCACCGTCATGAATGAAAAAGGTGAGTTCGACAGTGACGGGATGGGAGCCCACATAGACAGGCTGCTCGAAAGCGACGTCAACGCGCTGCTTTTCCTGGGCAGCGCGGGAGAATTCTCCCAGCTGACGGCCGCCACGCGGAAGCGGGTCGCGGAGTTCTGCGTGAAACGGGTGGCCGGGCGCAAGCCGGTCATCATCGGCACCGGCGCCTGCGGCACGGCGGAAGTGGTCGAGCTGAGCCAGCATGCGCAGTCCATCGGGGCCGATGCGGTGATCGTGGTCAACCCCTACTACCAGTGCATGAGCGACGATCGGCTGTACCGGCACTACCGGACCATCTCGGAGAGCATCTCGATCCCGGTGCTGATGTACAACTTCCCCGCGCTGACCGGCCAGGACCTGTCGCCCGCGCTGGTGACGCGCATCGCCAAGGACTGCCCGAACGTGATCGGCATCAAGGATACCGTGGACTGCATCAGCCATATCCGGGACCTGATCCTTCAGGCCAAGGGCGCCCGGCCCGATTTCAAGGTCGTCTGCGGGTATGACGAGTACCTGTTCTCGACCCTGGCCATGGGCGGCGACGGCGGCATCATCGGAACGTCGAACTTCGCGCCGCAAATCACCTGCGGCATCTACAAGGCGTTCCAGGAGAAGGACATGACGGCGCTCACGGAACTGCTCCCGCGCCTGGGCATCCTTTCCCAGATGTACGCGCTGGACGTTCCGTTCTATTGGTTGCTGAAGGAAGCCGCCCGGGCCACCGGGTCGGACATCCCCACCGGCGTCGCCGCCCCGGCCAGCGTGCCCGGCGAGGACGTCCAAAAGCGCCTCGCGGAAATTCTCGCCCAGGCGGGTCTCTAG
- a CDS encoding IclR family transcriptional regulator, with amino-acid sequence MTEGRIIQSVARALNILELFENSTDLSVTEIASHLDLSKSTAFGLINTLAHKGYLEQNPRDSRYRLGLKLLRLGGAVQRHNVIVNRAKPFMEKLVEEFSETVHLTVERNGMVVYIEKIEGDRAIFMQSAIGAENPMYCTAVGKCLLAYMPEAKAERLIRRMQPMVRRGPNTITDVAELRQELQAIRERGVSIDDEEHVPGLMCIAAPVRDHDGEVVAAISISGAKSGISSKLVARISEGVARAAQQISAVL; translated from the coding sequence ATGACCGAAGGCAGAATTATCCAGTCCGTGGCGCGGGCATTGAATATCCTGGAATTGTTCGAGAATTCCACGGATCTCAGTGTGACGGAAATCGCCAGCCATCTTGACTTGAGCAAGAGCACGGCCTTCGGGTTGATCAACACCCTGGCGCATAAGGGGTATCTGGAACAGAATCCCCGGGATTCGCGCTACAGGCTCGGCCTCAAGCTCCTCCGGCTGGGCGGGGCGGTTCAACGGCACAACGTCATCGTCAACCGCGCCAAGCCGTTCATGGAAAAACTCGTGGAGGAGTTTTCCGAGACCGTTCACCTGACCGTCGAGAGAAACGGCATGGTGGTCTACATCGAGAAGATCGAGGGCGACAGGGCCATCTTCATGCAGTCGGCCATCGGCGCGGAAAACCCGATGTACTGCACCGCTGTAGGCAAATGCCTGCTCGCGTACATGCCCGAGGCAAAGGCGGAGCGGCTGATCCGGAGGATGCAGCCCATGGTCAGGCGCGGCCCGAACACCATTACCGATGTAGCGGAACTGAGGCAGGAGCTGCAGGCCATTCGCGAGCGCGGCGTCAGCATCGACGACGAGGAGCACGTGCCCGGACTGATGTGCATTGCCGCCCCGGTTCGGGATCACGACGGGGAAGTGGTGGCGGCCATCAGCATCTCCGGGGCCAAGTCCGGGATTTCGTCCAAGCTGGTCGCCCGGATATCGGAAGGGGTCGCCAGGGCGGCACAGCAGATCAGCGCCGTGCTGTGA
- a CDS encoding nuclear transport factor 2 family protein, translated as MEDIEEIKTLKARYAEALDNRFNGDQISALFAEDATWQVGEDQAAQTGREEIKRLCVNLAKQISWSIHYFFPSEIEIGEDGMTAKASFYILDFQTLKNEAGEDEAYKFTGTFNDTFSKIDGAWYFQNIKGTIDVVTPWTESWVDKPFIPDFFAKDK; from the coding sequence CTGGAAGATATCGAGGAAATCAAAACATTAAAGGCGCGATACGCCGAAGCGTTGGACAACCGATTCAACGGCGATCAGATTTCAGCGTTGTTTGCCGAGGATGCCACTTGGCAGGTCGGCGAAGATCAGGCCGCTCAGACAGGACGCGAGGAAATCAAGCGTCTCTGCGTAAACCTGGCAAAGCAAATCTCCTGGTCGATCCACTACTTCTTCCCCTCCGAGATAGAGATCGGCGAGGACGGCATGACTGCCAAGGCCAGCTTCTACATTCTTGACTTCCAGACCCTCAAGAACGAAGCGGGTGAAGATGAAGCCTACAAGTTTACAGGCACCTTCAACGACACATTCTCAAAGATCGACGGGGCCTGGTATTTCCAGAACATCAAAGGGACAATCGATGTTGTTACGCCGTGGACCGAAAGCTGGGTGGACAAGCCGTTCATCCCGGATTTCTTTGCCAAGGACAAATAG
- a CDS encoding MBL fold metallo-hydrolase, with protein MAKKIFPGKPMPWPGRSAACPQAAQITIHRGTNEIGANCVEITHEFTRILVDAGSSLDGSPTSLPDDIGEYSAVLISHGHQDHYGLIKDIPKDLPIYIGDVAWDFMQSLRIFTGKSPLPSRQRTRLEAGKTISIGVIAVTPYMVDHSSPESFGFLIEANGKTIYYSGDFRAHGRKSRSFNYLCSHLPKGIDAMLLEGTMVRRNNAEFANESAVEEGMVDAIKNEPSLVCLSCSAQNIDRMVTAYRAAKKCGRVLVLDIYSAWILRIAQKLSKNIPDLKWSGVRVLSHNKAASGQYQKMKQQKEYFNDFVQELYHPDNELWEKDLHNSPSKYVLKLGDYWVAHIIKSLESSTVIYSQWTGYLDRNTPTFNEYAAALKELPGVKFKAIHTSGHITSSDLERFVAETKPKRIIPIHTEHKEEFHRLFPQTVVLDDEEMFDIT; from the coding sequence ATGGCTAAAAAAATTTTTCCAGGGAAACCGATGCCATGGCCCGGGCGATCAGCTGCGTGTCCGCAGGCTGCGCAAATAACCATTCATCGCGGGACAAATGAAATCGGTGCAAACTGCGTCGAGATAACTCATGAATTCACTCGTATCTTGGTCGATGCAGGTTCATCATTGGATGGCTCCCCGACATCTCTTCCTGATGACATAGGCGAATATTCGGCTGTGCTCATTTCACACGGACATCAGGATCATTATGGATTGATCAAAGATATTCCTAAAGACCTTCCGATATACATAGGGGATGTCGCGTGGGATTTTATGCAAAGCCTGAGAATATTCACAGGGAAATCACCACTTCCTTCCCGACAAAGAACCCGTTTAGAGGCTGGCAAAACCATCAGTATTGGGGTTATCGCTGTAACCCCGTACATGGTTGACCATTCATCTCCCGAATCCTTTGGGTTTCTTATCGAAGCAAACGGCAAAACCATTTATTACAGTGGCGACTTCCGAGCGCATGGCAGGAAATCAAGGTCTTTTAACTACCTCTGTTCTCATCTTCCCAAAGGTATAGATGCGATGCTCTTGGAAGGAACAATGGTTCGTCGAAACAACGCCGAGTTCGCCAATGAATCCGCTGTCGAAGAAGGAATGGTTGATGCGATCAAGAATGAACCGAGCCTTGTCTGCCTCAGTTGTTCAGCTCAAAACATTGATCGGATGGTAACTGCCTATAGAGCAGCGAAAAAATGCGGTAGAGTTTTGGTCCTGGACATCTATTCAGCTTGGATTCTGCGGATCGCACAAAAACTGTCCAAGAATATACCCGATCTCAAATGGTCAGGAGTTCGGGTTCTTTCCCACAACAAAGCTGCTTCTGGTCAGTATCAAAAAATGAAGCAGCAAAAAGAATATTTCAACGACTTTGTTCAGGAACTCTATCACCCTGACAACGAGCTTTGGGAAAAGGACCTTCACAATTCCCCTTCAAAGTATGTTCTCAAACTCGGAGATTATTGGGTGGCCCACATCATTAAATCCCTGGAGTCATCGACTGTTATCTACTCACAGTGGACAGGCTACCTTGATAGAAACACGCCGACTTTCAACGAGTACGCAGCGGCATTAAAAGAGCTGCCAGGAGTCAAGTTCAAAGCCATCCATACCAGCGGACATATCACGAGTTCGGACCTCGAACGATTTGTAGCGGAGACAAAACCTAAAAGGATTATCCCGATACACACAGAACACAAAGAGGAGTTTCATAGACTCTTCCCCCAAACTGTAGTTCTGGATGACGAAGAGATGTTTGACATAACCTGA
- a CDS encoding restriction endonuclease subunit S: MAISNTVCVSSLDSTYILSPERYDPRRSVNLYSKVTLGDICSLRKESFNPKKASSDDMCLVLDTNDASEGVIFTRKTCVSGPEVGSSKKIIHAGDIIISRLRPYLRQVAYVDDALFHLHEGNYRIICSTEFYVLAPKESSIGFLVPYLLSSVIQDSLQASTEGGHHPRFSVDTLLKLPIPEDLLAMSNNLSDSTLRHVNMFREGEQGLFKLIPDFS; this comes from the coding sequence ATGGCAATATCCAACACCGTTTGCGTTTCATCATTAGATTCAACATATATCTTGTCCCCTGAACGCTATGATCCCCGGCGAAGTGTCAACCTATATTCAAAGGTGACTCTGGGTGACATATGCTCCTTAAGGAAGGAATCCTTTAATCCAAAGAAAGCGTCTTCTGACGATATGTGCCTAGTCCTAGACACCAATGATGCGTCTGAAGGTGTCATTTTTACACGTAAAACCTGCGTATCCGGGCCAGAAGTAGGTAGTTCAAAGAAGATCATTCACGCAGGCGATATAATTATATCCCGCCTACGTCCTTACTTGCGTCAAGTTGCATATGTTGATGACGCTTTGTTTCATTTACATGAAGGGAACTACAGAATCATTTGTAGTACAGAGTTTTATGTGTTGGCTCCAAAAGAATCATCAATTGGCTTTTTGGTTCCTTATCTTCTCTCCTCAGTCATTCAGGATTCTCTTCAGGCATCAACAGAAGGTGGACATCATCCACGGTTTTCGGTTGACACCTTACTTAAACTTCCTATTCCCGAAGACCTGCTAGCCATGAGTAATAATCTGTCGGACAGCACCCTACGGCATGTGAATATGTTCAGGGAAGGTGAGCAAGGGTTGTTTAAATTGATACCCGACTTCAGCTAG